The Polynucleobacter necessarius genome has a window encoding:
- a CDS encoding ABC transporter ATP-binding protein, translating to MKTRQLNVYRGPCAVLSDLNIDIPRRKWISIIGPNGAGKSSLLQAMAGLLKWDGSITIDEVHLSAFTPKDLAKKIAWLDQDSNNSEEFDDSFSVYDTVMLGRIPHQGWLHLPSDADHISVESALRQTDSWHLRHRPLQQLSGGERQRVLLARMLAVDSDILLMDEPLANLDPPHQSDFLKWQGDLLTQGKTLVTVLHEVHFALRADHLVMLSKGKLHFQGSNQDPRTHQALIELFDGRIRLEKLGDDWVALPK from the coding sequence ATGAAAACCCGCCAACTCAATGTATATAGGGGTCCTTGCGCTGTTCTCTCCGATCTCAATATAGATATTCCACGGAGAAAATGGATCAGTATTATTGGGCCCAATGGCGCAGGAAAGTCATCTCTCTTGCAGGCAATGGCTGGATTACTGAAGTGGGATGGGTCCATCACTATCGACGAAGTTCATTTATCTGCATTTACCCCAAAAGATCTTGCAAAGAAAATTGCTTGGCTCGATCAAGACTCGAATAATTCAGAAGAATTTGATGACTCCTTCAGTGTTTATGACACAGTCATGCTGGGACGCATTCCGCATCAAGGATGGTTGCACCTACCCTCTGACGCCGATCATATTTCGGTTGAAAGCGCTTTGCGGCAAACCGACTCATGGCATTTACGCCATCGCCCTTTGCAACAACTCTCTGGAGGGGAGCGCCAAAGAGTTCTTTTAGCTCGCATGCTTGCTGTGGACTCCGACATCCTTCTCATGGATGAGCCTCTGGCTAATTTAGACCCGCCACATCAATCCGATTTTCTGAAATGGCAAGGCGACTTACTGACTCAAGGCAAGACCTTGGTGACGGTTTTACATGAAGTTCATTTTGCGCTCCGTGCTGACCATTTGGTGATGCTCAGCAAAGGCAAACTGCATTTTCAGGGGTCAAACCAAGATCCTAGAACTCATCAAGCCCTAATCGAGCTATTTGATGGTCGGATTCGCCTAGAAAAGCTAGGGGATGATTGGGTTGCTTTACCCAAGTAA
- a CDS encoding FecCD family ABC transporter permease → MYTREDVIISVMQKNYFLGKLFALLILSAALVLMGTLLGSIGASWNLSETDKTVLFDIRLPRSLGAYLAGALLGLAGGIAQSLFRNPLADPYLLGSASGALLGVGSILCFAYLGNSWLEIIGLNGGAFLGALFGVMASLLLAGGYRSSLRLLLSGVVISVILGAANSLFTFIRPDLFQSIQSFMLGNTTLLNWPGVEIMAIALLICLLISLIISPVLDALSLGENTARTLGLPLDQLRLILIGILALATGYAVAQTGLVAFVGLAAPHLVRKFSGGRQRVQLLFSCLGGGILLLSSDLIARTIFAPIEIPVGVVTAVLGGLYLLILLRRTSLGVRS, encoded by the coding sequence ATGTATACAAGAGAAGATGTCATCATCTCGGTAATGCAGAAAAACTATTTTCTGGGCAAGCTGTTCGCCCTACTCATTCTCAGCGCAGCCTTAGTGCTGATGGGGACTCTCCTCGGAAGCATTGGTGCCAGCTGGAATCTATCGGAAACTGATAAAACAGTCTTATTTGATATTCGACTCCCGCGATCATTAGGGGCCTACCTTGCGGGTGCTTTATTAGGGCTGGCTGGTGGTATTGCACAGAGCCTATTTCGTAATCCCTTGGCCGACCCCTACCTACTCGGAAGCGCATCTGGTGCCCTGCTTGGGGTTGGGAGCATTCTCTGCTTTGCCTATCTTGGCAACTCTTGGTTAGAAATTATTGGACTCAATGGCGGCGCTTTTCTAGGGGCGCTGTTTGGAGTGATGGCCTCTCTTCTATTGGCGGGCGGTTATCGCAGTTCTTTACGCCTCTTATTATCTGGAGTTGTGATCAGCGTGATCCTGGGCGCAGCGAATTCTTTGTTTACATTTATCCGTCCTGATCTATTTCAAAGCATTCAATCCTTTATGCTGGGCAACACCACGTTATTGAATTGGCCTGGCGTTGAGATCATGGCAATCGCTTTGCTGATTTGCTTACTCATCTCCCTCATCATTAGCCCTGTTCTTGATGCTTTATCACTTGGTGAAAATACTGCCCGCACTTTAGGTTTGCCATTAGATCAACTACGTCTGATATTGATTGGTATTCTTGCTCTTGCAACTGGATACGCTGTTGCGCAAACCGGCTTAGTTGCTTTTGTTGGACTAGCAGCACCACACCTTGTCAGAAAGTTTTCTGGAGGACGGCAACGAGTACAGCTTTTATTCTCCTGTCTGGGCGGTGGAATCTTATTGCTTAGCTCAGATCTGATTGCTCGCACTATCTTTGCACCGATTGAAATTCCAGTTGGTGTGGTGACAGCAGTCTTAGGCGGCCTCTATTTATTGATTCTACTGAGGCGAACCTCTCTTGGAGTGCGCTCATGA
- a CDS encoding ABC transporter substrate-binding protein encodes MFKVAVQFSMHSRYLLIGVATFLLGFSLAVFAAPVSVADDRGISVVFDKPPQRVVSLLPSLTESVCALGRCSTLVGIDRYSNWPKSAQSLPKLGGIGDINIERIVQLKPDVVFLEKASPVIARLNGLGIKTFALDVKSMKDEERALQKLDAVLGSSESTRVWNQIQQEIMRASKQLSSREKNISVYFEVNPAPFAAGSASFIGEILSQLDLINIISKSLDAFPKINPEFVVQAKPDVILLTESTISEIQKRPGWNSIPAVSNNRICVFTGEQNDVLVRPGPRMGEAALIISQCIQEKMSSSR; translated from the coding sequence ATGTTTAAAGTCGCCGTCCAATTCTCGATGCATTCCCGCTATCTTCTCATTGGAGTTGCCACATTTCTCTTAGGATTCTCCTTGGCAGTTTTTGCTGCACCAGTTTCAGTAGCGGATGACCGAGGAATTTCAGTGGTGTTTGATAAACCACCCCAGCGCGTTGTCAGTCTTCTGCCATCTCTGACCGAGTCTGTTTGCGCATTAGGAAGGTGTTCAACATTGGTTGGTATTGATCGCTATTCCAATTGGCCTAAATCGGCTCAAAGCTTGCCTAAGCTTGGTGGCATTGGAGACATTAATATTGAGCGCATTGTGCAACTCAAGCCGGATGTTGTCTTTCTAGAGAAAGCATCTCCTGTTATTGCGCGGTTAAATGGCTTGGGCATTAAGACTTTTGCTTTAGATGTGAAATCGATGAAGGATGAAGAGCGCGCCCTTCAGAAACTTGATGCTGTGCTAGGAAGCTCTGAGAGCACTCGCGTTTGGAATCAGATTCAACAAGAAATCATGCGCGCTAGCAAGCAGCTCTCATCGAGAGAAAAAAATATCAGCGTGTACTTTGAGGTAAATCCCGCGCCCTTTGCAGCTGGTAGCGCCTCTTTTATCGGTGAAATTTTGTCTCAGTTGGATTTGATTAACATCATCTCAAAATCACTTGACGCATTTCCAAAAATTAACCCTGAGTTTGTAGTGCAGGCTAAACCAGATGTCATCCTCCTTACTGAATCAACTATTTCTGAGATTCAGAAACGCCCGGGATGGAACTCCATTCCTGCAGTTTCTAATAATCGAATTTGTGTATTTACTGGCGAACAAAATGATGTTTTGGTTCGCCCCGGACCCCGCATGGGAGAAGCGGCGCTGATTATTTCTCAATGTATACAAGAGAAGATGTCATCATCTCGGTAA
- a CDS encoding TonB-dependent receptor: MKQQFNSKTLIALLCGAAATFSAVAQNSQSTVVVSGSRFEENLNEVPANVKVITRDEIANSTSNNIPDVLSQIGGLVVRSSNSGQLNLDATVDMGGFGATANSNTLILVDGQRMNPIDSLGVAWESIPIDSIERIEILQGGASVQYGNGAVGGVINIITNGGKSSLNQASITAGSFGTYIGNAILRNKVENTTLQLTANSSNSQGWRANSAANAYAFDAKVSQDLGGIDNVYADIFYSYTNQQTPGDVVGQVGQGNPQAAKFNNVGAGNTANNSGVRAGGIKSLGDTYTAMLDLTYSNRAINYGAPYYASTDSVGGYFPGPSNGNISSWDLALTPRIKADFGNWGTTVVGYDYGKSNQNSNNQYTGAAQELILSNQSPAGWFYNNQLNNTQSANLINQSAYIISRVPLSKTIEASGGFRRQTQNASTNDSNFYAPTSTSASQKYGANAGDVAINYSYQRNQKVCVKWNQSFRFPNVDGFWGWDPSGNRIFSGILKPQTTQTYEIGGEWSISNVRVSGSAFQSLTQNEIRYDPTTYYNTNSADNIGRKGILLDSTFNATSKLSISGGGNFKNLPTPRASIVELVSPLFPISP; the protein is encoded by the coding sequence ATGAAACAGCAGTTCAATAGTAAAACGCTGATCGCCCTACTTTGTGGCGCAGCAGCAACATTCAGCGCAGTAGCCCAAAACTCTCAGTCGACAGTAGTTGTCTCAGGCTCCCGTTTTGAGGAGAACCTCAATGAGGTCCCAGCAAACGTCAAAGTGATTACGCGTGATGAGATTGCGAACTCCACATCAAACAATATTCCTGACGTACTTTCACAAATTGGAGGCCTGGTAGTTCGAAGCTCAAACTCTGGCCAATTAAATTTGGATGCAACAGTAGATATGGGGGGATTTGGGGCAACTGCAAACAGCAATACGCTCATCTTGGTTGATGGTCAAAGAATGAATCCCATTGATTCCCTGGGCGTCGCATGGGAATCCATTCCAATAGATTCAATTGAACGCATTGAAATTCTGCAAGGTGGTGCAAGCGTACAGTATGGCAATGGGGCAGTTGGTGGCGTAATCAACATCATCACCAATGGTGGTAAATCATCGCTCAATCAAGCAAGTATTACTGCGGGTAGCTTTGGCACATATATTGGCAATGCCATTCTGCGCAACAAAGTAGAAAACACCACATTACAACTCACTGCAAATAGCTCAAATAGCCAAGGATGGCGAGCAAATTCAGCAGCCAATGCTTATGCATTTGATGCAAAAGTATCTCAGGATTTGGGTGGAATTGACAATGTGTATGCAGACATCTTTTACAGCTATACAAACCAACAAACTCCAGGTGACGTTGTCGGTCAAGTCGGGCAAGGCAATCCACAGGCAGCTAAATTTAATAATGTGGGAGCTGGAAATACCGCCAATAATTCTGGAGTACGGGCAGGCGGCATTAAGAGCCTTGGCGATACCTACACTGCAATGCTTGATCTTACTTATAGCAATAGGGCCATTAATTATGGCGCGCCCTACTATGCAAGTACTGATTCTGTTGGCGGCTATTTCCCGGGTCCAAGCAATGGGAATATCTCAAGCTGGGACCTAGCGTTAACACCGAGGATTAAAGCCGATTTTGGCAACTGGGGCACAACTGTAGTTGGATATGACTACGGCAAATCAAATCAAAATTCAAATAATCAGTACACAGGCGCAGCCCAAGAGTTAATACTTTCAAACCAATCCCCAGCCGGATGGTTCTATAACAATCAACTCAACAATACTCAATCTGCAAACCTCATTAATCAATCTGCTTACATTATTAGTCGGGTGCCTCTGAGTAAAACAATTGAGGCCAGCGGGGGATTCAGAAGGCAGACTCAAAATGCCTCAACAAATGATTCAAATTTTTATGCCCCTACCTCCACTAGTGCAAGTCAAAAATATGGGGCTAATGCCGGGGATGTAGCGATCAATTATTCATACCAAAGAAATCAAAAGGTATGTGTCAAATGGAATCAATCATTCCGGTTTCCAAACGTTGACGGATTTTGGGGTTGGGACCCGAGTGGTAACCGCATCTTCTCAGGAATTCTCAAGCCTCAGACCACCCAGACATATGAAATAGGAGGAGAGTGGAGTATCAGTAATGTGAGAGTTTCTGGATCAGCATTTCAATCGCTAACGCAAAATGAAATAAGATATGACCCCACAACTTATTACAACACCAACTCAGCGGATAACATTGGCAGAAAAGGTATTTTGCTAGACTCCACCTTTAATGCCACATCTAAGTTAAGCATTTCAGGTGGGGGGAATTTCAAAAATCTACCTACACCACGGGCATCTATAGTGGAACTGGTGTCTCCCTTGTTCCCGATCTCACCCTGA
- a CDS encoding Crp/Fnr family transcriptional regulator, with product MQLSQNSVLKSLDPAAMADLECHLVISDLKKSEILLHQGDHQMERYFVLDGILKRIVSSADAKEMILRFAIEKDIETSYAAWRLKTAASYSIASVTKARVARMPLKKWAEFLDAHKPLKESFEFEVMRLMSEIMAHTITLHMLDAPGRVERFLRKYEDLFELLPKKELAAYLNLSPETLSRLKTKHKELFV from the coding sequence TTGCAGCTGAGCCAAAACTCAGTCTTAAAAAGCTTGGATCCTGCAGCAATGGCCGATTTAGAGTGCCATTTAGTGATTTCAGACCTCAAAAAATCAGAAATTCTGCTTCATCAAGGTGATCACCAGATGGAGCGGTACTTTGTGCTTGATGGAATCTTGAAGCGCATTGTTTCTAGTGCGGACGCAAAAGAGATGATTCTGCGTTTTGCCATTGAAAAAGATATTGAGACTAGCTATGCAGCTTGGCGCCTCAAAACAGCAGCCTCATACAGTATTGCTTCAGTAACTAAAGCACGTGTAGCCCGCATGCCCCTGAAGAAATGGGCTGAATTTTTGGATGCTCACAAGCCTCTTAAGGAAAGTTTTGAGTTTGAAGTGATGCGCTTGATGAGTGAAATCATGGCTCATACGATTACCCTTCATATGCTCGATGCCCCGGGCCGTGTAGAGCGGTTCTTACGCAAATATGAAGACCTATTTGAGCTTCTCCCTAAAAAAGAGCTGGCTGCTTACCTTAACCTCTCTCCAGAGACATTAAGTCGCCTCAAAACAAAGCATAAAGAGCTCTTTGTTTAG
- a CDS encoding PAS domain-containing protein, producing the protein MKTNVDLSQLIDCVGDAVIVADAHEKIVLWNAAATRIFDYSEEEALGNTLDLIVPERQRQRHKEGYSKSMETDTTRYGTSLLKVPAKHKDGRTLSIAFTVGVLFDEKHQANGVAAVIRDETERFAEERTLKMRLSDLENQ; encoded by the coding sequence ATGAAAACAAACGTAGATTTATCTCAACTAATTGATTGTGTTGGCGATGCAGTCATCGTTGCTGATGCTCATGAAAAGATTGTGCTGTGGAATGCGGCTGCTACCAGAATTTTTGATTACTCTGAAGAAGAGGCGCTTGGCAATACTTTGGATCTGATAGTTCCCGAGCGTCAGCGCCAAAGGCATAAAGAGGGTTACAGCAAATCGATGGAGACGGATACAACCCGTTATGGAACTTCATTACTAAAAGTCCCAGCAAAGCACAAAGATGGGCGTACTTTATCCATCGCCTTTACTGTGGGTGTATTGTTTGATGAGAAACATCAGGCTAATGGTGTGGCAGCAGTGATTCGTGATGAGACCGAGCGTTTTGCTGAAGAAAGGACTCTGAAAATGCGACTTTCTGATCTTGAAAATCAATAA
- a CDS encoding methionyl-tRNA formyltransferase translates to MRVALIGSADFGKAALEAFLDRGDEVVAVFCPPDNPKSSKPEALKEAAIARGLTPLQFASLKGSEAAQAMIDSKADSCVMAYVLQFVPQELCKIPKHGTIQYHPSLLPKYRGPSAINWAIALGEEKSGLTIFCPSDGLDEGEIILQKEVAIGPDDTLGKVY, encoded by the coding sequence ATGCGTGTTGCGCTGATTGGAAGTGCAGATTTTGGTAAGGCGGCATTAGAGGCTTTTTTAGATCGTGGTGACGAAGTTGTTGCTGTTTTTTGTCCGCCGGATAATCCCAAGTCTAGCAAGCCTGAGGCGCTGAAAGAAGCGGCGATTGCAAGAGGTTTAACTCCATTGCAATTTGCCTCTCTTAAAGGTTCAGAGGCCGCGCAAGCAATGATTGATAGCAAAGCTGATAGCTGTGTCATGGCCTATGTGCTTCAGTTTGTACCGCAAGAGCTTTGCAAGATTCCAAAGCATGGAACCATTCAATACCACCCTTCCTTATTGCCGAAGTACCGTGGCCCTAGCGCCATTAATTGGGCAATTGCATTGGGTGAAGAAAAATCAGGCCTGACAATCTTCTGCCCATCCGATGGTTTGGATGAGGGCGAAATCATTTTACAAAAAGAAGTTGCTATTGGACCTGACGATACTTTGGGTAAAGTCTACTAG
- a CDS encoding segregation and condensation protein A, with protein sequence MSSAFAKLYGEPLFKLPTDLYIPPDALEVFLEAFEGPLDLLLYLIRKQNFNVLDIPMAQVTQQYLSYIDQIRHHNLELAAEYLLMAAILIEIKSRMLLPMKKADSDEEVEDPRAELVRRLLEYERMKLAAQELDQIPQQGRDFQIAHGYVDTTVAVTWPDVNQDDLQMAWRDVLHRAKLNQHHTITREELSVRDFMTRILRRLQSTKFVEFGELFKEAIKSGKGIPVVIVNFIAMLELSREALVEITQAEPYAPIYVRLAYTPVA encoded by the coding sequence ATGTCTTCGGCATTCGCTAAGTTATATGGCGAGCCATTATTTAAGCTGCCAACAGACCTCTATATTCCACCTGATGCGCTAGAAGTTTTTCTAGAAGCATTTGAAGGCCCCCTCGATCTTCTGCTTTACCTCATTCGTAAACAGAATTTCAACGTCCTGGATATTCCGATGGCACAAGTAACTCAACAGTACTTGAGTTACATCGACCAAATCCGCCATCACAACCTGGAACTTGCCGCTGAATATCTACTGATGGCAGCAATATTGATTGAGATTAAATCTCGCATGCTGCTACCGATGAAGAAAGCAGATAGTGATGAAGAGGTTGAGGACCCACGCGCAGAACTAGTGCGCCGTCTCTTAGAGTACGAGCGCATGAAATTAGCTGCTCAAGAACTTGATCAAATTCCGCAACAAGGTCGAGATTTTCAAATCGCTCATGGTTATGTGGATACGACCGTTGCAGTGACATGGCCTGACGTCAATCAAGACGACCTCCAAATGGCTTGGCGAGATGTGCTTCATCGTGCAAAACTCAATCAACACCACACCATTACTCGCGAAGAGCTATCCGTGCGTGACTTCATGACCCGTATTTTGCGTCGCTTGCAAAGCACTAAATTCGTAGAGTTCGGCGAGCTTTTCAAGGAAGCCATCAAGTCTGGCAAAGGTATTCCAGTTGTAATCGTGAACTTCATTGCGATGCTAGAGCTCTCTCGCGAAGCTTTAGTTGAAATTACCCAGGCCGAGCCATATGCACCAATTTATGTGCGCCTCGCCTACACCCCTGTTGCATGA
- a CDS encoding DUF3460 family protein, whose translation MARYTSEFTQLLNQLKSEKPHLEAGQQAGRALLWDKEPLTIEDQRRAKAAKLKQRAYVYSND comes from the coding sequence ATGGCTAGATATACATCCGAATTCACCCAGCTCTTAAATCAACTCAAATCTGAGAAACCGCATCTCGAGGCAGGCCAACAAGCTGGTCGCGCCCTCCTCTGGGATAAAGAACCTTTGACTATCGAAGATCAACGTCGCGCCAAGGCAGCCAAGTTAAAGCAGCGCGCTTACGTGTACTCGAATGACTAA
- the metG gene encoding methionine--tRNA ligase, translating into MSSPKRRLLVTSALPYANGQIHIGHLVEYIQTDIWVRFQRMRGHEVHYVGADDTHGTPIMLRAEKEGLTPKELIANVWKEHKRDFDDFLISFDSYYTTDSPENEKLSQSIYLKLRDADLIEMRSIEQAYDPVKEMFLPDRFIKGECPKCGAKDQYGDSCEKCGATYSPTDLKNPFSVVSGATPIKKVSDHYFFKLSDPRCETFLREWTQVKTPLQPEARNKMKEWVGQPGDSKLGDWDISRDAPYFGFEIPDAPGKYFYVWLDAPIGYYASFLNYCQSKCLNFEEWVRPDTTTEQYHFIGKDILYFHTLFWPATLHFAGYRTPTNVFAHGFLTVDGKKMSKSRGTLISAHSVIESGFNPEWFRYYFATKLNDSMEDLDLNLQDFVARVNSDLLGKYINIASRSAGFLVKRFGGVVSDAAMSNPLLTDIASASEKIAELYEAREYAKALRSIMELADKVNAFVDENKPWDIAKDPEREADLQRVCSVTLEAFRLLSLYLKPVLPQVTAGVEDFLSVPAMTWDDVKTPLSSQNPINAYKHLMTRVEAPQIEALLAANL; encoded by the coding sequence ATGAGTAGCCCCAAACGTCGCCTGCTAGTTACCTCCGCTCTACCTTACGCCAATGGCCAAATTCACATTGGGCATTTGGTGGAATATATCCAGACAGATATTTGGGTACGCTTCCAAAGAATGCGTGGTCACGAAGTCCACTATGTTGGCGCTGATGACACCCACGGCACTCCAATCATGTTGCGCGCTGAAAAAGAAGGTCTCACTCCTAAAGAACTAATCGCTAATGTTTGGAAAGAGCACAAACGCGACTTTGATGATTTCTTAATCTCTTTTGATAGCTACTACACCACCGATAGCCCTGAAAACGAAAAGCTGTCTCAAAGTATCTACCTCAAGTTACGTGATGCTGACTTAATTGAAATGCGCTCTATTGAGCAAGCCTACGATCCCGTTAAAGAAATGTTCTTGCCGGATCGTTTCATTAAAGGTGAATGTCCCAAGTGTGGCGCTAAAGATCAGTACGGTGACTCTTGTGAAAAGTGTGGGGCAACCTACTCCCCAACTGACTTGAAGAACCCGTTCTCTGTAGTGAGTGGTGCAACACCGATTAAAAAAGTTTCCGATCATTACTTCTTCAAGCTATCCGATCCTCGCTGCGAAACTTTCTTGCGCGAGTGGACTCAAGTAAAAACGCCACTGCAACCTGAAGCTCGCAATAAGATGAAAGAATGGGTTGGACAGCCAGGAGATAGCAAGCTTGGTGACTGGGATATCTCCCGCGATGCACCCTACTTTGGCTTTGAAATCCCCGACGCGCCCGGCAAGTATTTCTATGTGTGGCTTGATGCGCCAATTGGCTACTACGCTAGCTTCCTCAACTACTGCCAGAGTAAATGCTTGAACTTTGAGGAATGGGTCAGACCCGATACTACTACCGAGCAGTACCACTTTATCGGTAAAGATATTCTGTATTTCCACACACTCTTTTGGCCAGCAACCTTGCACTTTGCAGGCTATCGCACCCCAACCAATGTATTTGCTCATGGCTTCCTCACCGTTGATGGCAAGAAGATGAGTAAGTCTCGTGGTACTTTAATTTCTGCGCATAGCGTGATTGAATCCGGATTTAATCCTGAATGGTTCCGGTATTACTTTGCAACCAAACTCAATGACAGTATGGAAGATTTAGATTTAAATCTCCAAGACTTTGTTGCACGAGTCAATAGTGATCTATTGGGTAAGTACATCAATATCGCCAGTCGTAGTGCTGGATTCTTGGTAAAGCGTTTTGGTGGAGTAGTTTCTGATGCAGCAATGAGCAATCCACTGCTTACCGATATTGCATCCGCAAGTGAAAAAATTGCCGAGCTCTACGAAGCCCGTGAATACGCCAAAGCATTGCGCAGCATTATGGAATTGGCTGATAAGGTCAATGCTTTTGTTGATGAAAACAAGCCTTGGGATATCGCCAAAGACCCAGAGCGTGAAGCTGACTTACAACGTGTTTGCAGCGTTACCTTAGAGGCGTTCCGCTTACTCAGCCTCTATCTCAAACCGGTCTTGCCTCAAGTTACCGCTGGGGTTGAGGACTTCCTCTCAGTACCCGCCATGACCTGGGATGACGTTAAAACGCCTCTTTCCAGCCAAAACCCAATCAACGCCTATAAGCACCTCATGACTCGGGTCGAAGCGCCTCAAATCGAGGCTTTATTGGCAGCAAACCTATAA
- a CDS encoding formate dehydrogenase accessory sulfurtransferase FdhD, with product MPHNIQMSHASVPLVHEVEVMDEAGRIKTTHIPGERPLTIYLDKREVVTLMTLGGAPEALVLGYLRNQRLVESPDDIASIQVDWETDSAAVKTHRSTVDIDALTSKRVVTTGCGQGTMFGGLIEEMAEIRLPDGPQLTQEAIVSLIDSIRVHDTIYKKSGSVHACAVFERDGNHNVRLLHFIEDVGRHNAVDSISGLMWLADKPGKDLIFFTTGRLTSEMVIKGAQMGIPFLMTRSGMTLMGLELARQTNLTLLSRCSGKHFEIFNAPERVIFTSPPSAS from the coding sequence TTGCCCCACAATATTCAGATGTCTCACGCTTCCGTGCCTTTGGTGCACGAAGTGGAGGTCATGGATGAGGCGGGGCGTATTAAGACCACCCATATTCCTGGGGAGCGCCCTTTAACCATTTACTTAGATAAGCGGGAGGTTGTCACCTTGATGACCTTGGGGGGCGCCCCTGAAGCCCTCGTATTGGGCTATCTGCGTAATCAGCGCCTAGTGGAATCACCTGACGATATTGCGAGTATCCAAGTGGATTGGGAGACGGACTCAGCTGCAGTAAAGACTCACCGCAGCACGGTGGATATTGATGCCCTTACCAGTAAGCGCGTGGTGACTACGGGTTGCGGGCAGGGCACGATGTTTGGTGGCTTGATTGAGGAGATGGCGGAAATTAGATTGCCAGATGGCCCTCAATTAACCCAAGAGGCAATAGTGTCCCTCATTGATAGCATTCGAGTTCATGACACTATTTATAAGAAATCCGGCTCGGTCCATGCCTGTGCTGTTTTTGAGCGGGATGGAAATCACAATGTCCGCCTTCTGCATTTCATTGAGGATGTTGGTCGGCACAATGCTGTTGACTCAATCTCGGGCTTAATGTGGCTGGCAGATAAGCCAGGCAAGGATCTAATCTTCTTTACAACCGGGCGCCTTACCTCTGAGATGGTCATTAAGGGGGCTCAGATGGGTATACCCTTTTTGATGACTCGCTCCGGCATGACCTTGATGGGTTTAGAGCTCGCCCGCCAAACCAATCTCACCCTCTTATCCCGTTGCTCTGGGAAGCATTTTGAGATCTTCAATGCTCCTGAGAGGGTGATTTTTACCTCCCCGCCCTCTGCCTCTTAA
- the dcd gene encoding dCTP deaminase gives MTIKSDHWIRRMGEQGMISPFEPGQVRQDAAGQKIVSYGTSSYGYDIRCADEFKIFTNINSTIVDPKNFDEQSFVDFKGPVCIIPPNSFALARTVEYFKIPRSVLTVCVGKSTYARCGIIVNVTPFEPEWEGYVTLEFSNTTPLPAKIYAGEGCAQVLFFESDEVCGTSYKDRGGKYQGQVGVTLPKT, from the coding sequence ATGACTATTAAATCTGACCACTGGATCCGCCGTATGGGCGAGCAAGGCATGATCAGCCCATTTGAACCTGGGCAGGTCCGCCAAGATGCCGCCGGGCAAAAAATTGTGAGCTATGGCACTTCAAGCTATGGCTATGACATTCGTTGCGCTGATGAATTCAAGATTTTCACGAACATCAATAGCACTATCGTTGACCCGAAGAATTTCGACGAGCAATCCTTCGTAGATTTCAAAGGTCCAGTCTGCATCATTCCACCCAATTCTTTTGCTTTGGCAAGAACCGTTGAGTACTTTAAGATACCGCGCAGTGTATTAACAGTGTGCGTTGGTAAGAGTACGTATGCGCGTTGCGGAATTATTGTGAACGTCACTCCATTTGAACCTGAGTGGGAAGGTTACGTCACACTCGAGTTTTCTAATACGACTCCATTACCTGCAAAGATTTATGCTGGTGAGGGATGTGCACAAGTTCTGTTCTTTGAAAGCGATGAAGTGTGTGGTACATCGTACAAAGATCGAGGCGGTAAGTATCAAGGCCAAGTCGGCGTAACTCTGCCGAAGACTTAA